The DNA sequence TTTCACCAATCGTATCCATATATTTTTCATTGGGATAATGACGATTATCTTATTCCAGAAAGTGGTGCGGATCTGTCAGTAAGACTGTATAGGGCAGTATCTTTTCCCGATAAATGGGAATATATCGGAAACCTGCTATCTGGACATAATTATGTAGATCCTTCAATATTTCAACATGAGGACAAGTGGTGGCTGTTTGCGTCTTCAGGTAACGATGTCTTAAATCTCTATTATTCAGAAGAACTGTTAAAAGGTTGGAAACCCCATCCTCAGAATCCTATAATCAAGTTTAATAAAAATATCGCAAGACCTGCCGGTAGGGTTTTCACCTATAACGAACAACTTTACAGACTAGCACAGGATGCTAATCCCAGCTACGGCACTCAAGTTTTTGCTTTTGAAATAACTGAACTAACTGAAAATTCATATAAAGAAAAAATAGCCTCAAAGACACCCATAGTAACAAAGAAAGGTAAAGGATGGAATGCTGCAGGAATGCATCACGTTGATTTGCATAAATCAGGAGATAGGTGGATAGCAGCAGTCGACGGACGAAGCGAATAGAACCATAAGAATTTGTTTAGGGGGGTTACTATAGACTTAATTGATGCTTGGAATGGACTGCCAGAAGATCATGAATATAAAGAAAACTTAACAGAGAGTGTTATAAATTTGCAAAATTTACGCTTGGATTCCAGCAAAAAAATGGAGGTTGGATCTGGAGTATAACAGAAGAGAAACATCATTTGACACTTCAACTACAGCAGTACTTGGATGGTTTTTAATAAATGGCTCAAAAATAGAAGGGATATCAAAAGAATGTGAGGAAGCTTCAGAAAAAGCAATAGATTACCTGATGAAAGCAACCCAAAGAAATGGAGTTATAGACTTTTCACAAGGGGATACAAAAGATATAGGAGTGTATTCGATGTTGTTTTATGTATTACCGTTTACTCAGAGTTTTGCTATGAGATTAGTTAGTTACTATTTAAGTAGCTATAAAAAATAGCAACTATATTTTATAAATTAAATTTAATTAAAAAAATGAGTTGATATTAGAAGTATTAAATATTGTTTTTGTACCTAAATATCCAATATTTATTTTTATTTAGTTAATGATACTTTGTGTAATTAGTTCAGAATTAATAGATTGAATGGGCGGATTTTGGAAAAATTAAAGAACAGATAAAAAAATTAAAATAATTTTAGAGATAGTGGAATCGGCCTTTCCTAATCTGTAAAGGAGCAAAAAAAATGAAGATTTTTTTTAAATTATTATCAATATTAATAATGATTAGCATAATCTACTTTTCCAGTCAGCCAATAGATATCTCTTTAAAGCAGTCTCAATTCGTTCGTGATTTAATAGGAATAAACTTTCAATCTATGGGAATAGACTTTAGAAAATTAGCTCATCTTGGTATATATATGTTCCTTGGGTTTAGTGTGGTATTATCTTTTTCTATAGTAGATAGAAAAACTCTTCTTCTGGTATTTTTAGGAATATTTATATTTGCTTGTATCGATGAACTACACCAGACCTTTATCCCGGGAAGAGGTGGACAGTTTTCAGATGTGCTTATAGATTGTGCTGGTGGGATAATTGGAATGATTTTTGGGAGAAAACTACAAATTAAATCCCACAAAGATAGTTGATGAGTCATAAAAAAAAAGGAAATCCATCTGGATTTCCTTTTTAAGTTTTACTTATTTATTTTCATCTTTCATTGCTATTTTCAGGCAGACAGCGAACCCACCCCAAAGCAGGATCATGCTGCAAACAGCAACAATGATAGCACTAGTACTCATATAAATACCTCCTAATTATTGTTCGATGATATTTTGTTATTCTAATTCTAACTCAAGTTCGTTGCTCATAGGTTCATCATATATTTTGTCTTCAAATTCTTGAGAACCTTTTTTCTTTGTCAGAATAAACGCTCCAACTGTCATAATCATCATAACTCCCAGACCATAAACTCCCAATGCAGTTAAAGAATAACCTCCATACGGGCTGGTAATCTCACCTTTTATCTTAAGTAGTAACATAATAACTAAAATAAATGAAGTTCCTTTAATTGCCCAAACCCACCATTTTCCAACTGTGAAATCAGATAATTCGTTGACATAAATTCTAACGCTCTCAAGATTGAAGACCCAGCCTAAGATAACTAATTCTAAGATACCTGCAATAACTATTCCATATTGGTTGGTAGCATAGTCTACGATATCCAATACATATAATCCGCCATTAGTGGCAACTAATAGTGATAAGGTACCGGAAGCAAGTGTAAATCTATTTAAAGCTTGTACTCTGGTTAATTTAAATTTATCAGAGATAGCGGCTACTACTGCTTCCATGATAGACATAGATGACGATAACCCTGCAAAGATAAGCGTAGAAAAGAATACTCCGCCAATTAATCCATTCATTCCTGGTAACTGATTGATGGCTTCCGGGAATACGATAAATGCTAATCCTACACCGGCAGTGGAAACTTCAGCTACACTGACACCCTGGGTATGAGCCATAAACCCTAAGATAGAGAATACCCCGATACCGGAGATCAGACTGAAACTACAGTTTCCTAAACCAGTCATGAAGGCATTGTTAATAATATCCGATTTTCTAGGCAGGTAACTTGCATAAGCAATAATTATAGAAAAACAAATACTAAGTGAGTAAAAGATCTGTCCGTATGCAGCCAACCATACTTTCGGGTCGGTTAATTTAGAAAAATCAGGGGTAAAGAAATAATCCAGACCAGCCATAGCACCAGGAAGGGTAACTCCTCTAACAACGATAACTAATAATGCAACAACTAAAAGCGGCATAAAGACCTTGTTTGCTTTTTCCAATCCATTTTTTACACCTAATCTGATAATAGTATAATTGATCCCCCATACTAATATTAATGGCGCTGCGACTTTAAGGTTTAATCCACCTAGATTCATAGGAGAATCGGTTAATTGTAAATAGTCACCGAATAAAAATGCCTTTGTATCTGTACCCCATGCACCTGTAAAAGCGAAGAAAAGGTAACTGAATGACCAGCCGATAATAACCACATAATATGTAGCTATAAAGAATGAAATAAATGTTTGAAACCATCCTAGAGCTTCATATTTTCTGTTTAACTTTGCAAAAACTCCAGGAACACTGGAACGGATCTTATGTCCCATGGCAAATTCTAAAATTAATATCGGGATACCTGCTGTAAATAGTGCAACTAGGTAAGGGATTAAAAACGCTCCTCCACCATTACTTGCAGCCACATATGGAAATCTCCAAATATTTCCTAATCCAATTGCCGAACCTATAGCGGCAAGAACAAACCCTGAACGAGAACCCCATTGGCCTCTACTTTCTTCCTTACTCATAAACATCACATCCTTAATTTTTTTAATAGTAAAGTAAATTTTTACTAAATTATCGTTATATTATATACTATTTTTTTAATAAGTCAATACTATTTTTTAGATACGACCATAAAATTGGTAGAAACATATAATTTTATTGGTATTAATATATATTAGTTTTTATAGGAAGAACATTTTTTTATTAAGTGGATACTAAAAAAATGATCTATACTTAAAAACTAATTGTGATGAAAGAAAGTGAAGTTTGTTGAGGAAAAAATCAAAAAACCTGTAAAGTTGGACACTAGGGTCTGATTTACAGGTTTTAATTTATTTTGATTATTTTTTACTTACTTTTCTTTATTTTCATCTTTCATTGCTATTCTCAGGCAAACAGCGAACCCGCCCCAAAGCAGGATCATGCTGCAGACAGCAACAATGATAGCACTAGTTCTCATATAAACCCCTCCTAATTATTTTATTAATCTTCATGTTCAAGGTGGTTACCGAGAGGATCGTGATATATATTATTTTCGAATTCCTTAGAACCTTTTTTCTTTGTCATGATAAATGACCCGACTATAATGGCGGTCATAACACCTAAACCGTAAACTCCCAGTGCAATCCAAGAATAACCTTCATATGGGCTGATGATTTCACCTTTAATCTTAAGTATCAAGATAATAATTAGAATAAATGAAGTCCCTTTGATTGCCCAAATCCACCATTTTCCAACTCTGAAATCGGATATTTCGTTGACGTAAGTTTTAACACTCTCAAGGTGGAAGAACCAGCCTAAGATGATTAACTCTAATATACCGGCAATAACTATTCCATATTGATTGGTAGCGTAGTCTACTATATCCAACACATATAAACCACCGTTAGTTGCAAACAATAATGATAAAAGCCCGGAAGTGAGTGTGAACCTGTTTAAAGCCTGAACCCTGGTCAGATTAAATTTATCCGAGATGGCTGCTACAACCGCTTCCATAATAGACATAGATGACGATAATCCGGCAAAAATAAGTGTAGAAAAGAAAATTCCCCCAATTAATCCATTCATCCCCGGTAATTGGTTGATAGCTTCCGGGAATACGATAAATGCTAACCCTACACCGGCAGTGGAAACTTCGGCTACACTGACACCCTGGGTGTGAGCCATAAATCCTAAGATAGAGAATACCCCGATACCGGAGATCAGACTGAAACTGCAGTTCCCTAACCCGGTCATAAAAGCATTGTTGACAATATCTGATTTCTTAGGGAGGTAACTTGCATAGGCAAACATGATAGCAAAACAAATACTAAGGGAGAAAAAGATCTGTCCGTATGCAGCCAACCATACTTTCGGATCGGTTAATTTAGAAAAATCAGGAGTGAAGAAATAATCCAGACCAGCCATAGCACCAGGAAGGGTAACTCCTCTGATTACAATGACTAATAATGCGACGATTAAAAGAGGCATAAAGACCTCATTTGCTTTTTCCAATCCATTTTTTACACCTAATCTAAGAACAGTATAGTTGATTCCCCATACTAACAGTAGTGGAGCTGCAACTTTAAGATTCAGTCCCCCTAAACTTGCACCTAAGTTACCAAGAGTACTAGGGGCATCTCCTAATTTCAAATACTCTCCGAATAAAAATGCCTTTGGATCTGTACCCCATGCTCCTGTAAAGGAGAAGAAGAGGTAACTAAATGACCAGGCGATAATAATAACATAGTATGTGGCTATAAAAAATGAAATAAGTGTTTGAAACCATCCGATAACTTCAAATTTTCTATTCAATTTTGCAAATACTCCAGGAGCACTGGAACGGATCTTGTGTCCCATGGCAAATTCTAAGACCAGTAATGGAATACCTGCTGTAAAAAGTGCAATTAGATAAGGGATTAAAAACGCTCCTCCACCATTACTTGCAGCTACATATGGAAATCTCCAGATATTACCTAATCCTATGGCAGAACCTATGGCTGCCAGGATAAATCCTGTACGGGATCCCCATTCACCTCTGTTTTCTTCCTTACTCATAAATATCACATCCTTAATTTTTTTAATCCAAGGATTTTTCTATGGATTTTTTTTCTTACACTTAGTTATACAGTGCAGGTTAAGAAATTCCTTTTGAGGAGAGAAAAAAATGCGAGATAGTTTAGTAAATAATTTTTTTAAAATTCTAAACTCTATTAATCTTTATTTCAAGTATAGAAAAAACCTGTAAACTTTGACACTAGGGTCTAATTTACAGGTTACAGTTTATTCTTATTTAGTCTTATTTATTTTCATCTTTCATTGCTATTCTTAGGCAGACAGCAAATCCGCCCCAAAGAAGGGTCATGCTGCAAACAGCAACGATAATAGCTCCAGTACTCATATAAATACCTCCTAATTATTATTTAAATAATGTTTTTATTAGTCTAAATCTAACTCAAGCTCATTTTTCATAGGTTCGGTGTATATTTTGTCCTCAAATTCCTGAGATCCTTTTTTCTTTGCCATAATGAATGATCCAACTGTGATGATGATCATAGATCCTAAACCATAAACTCCCAGTGCAGTCCAAGAATAACCTTCATATGGAGCAGCAATCTCACCTTTTATCTTAAGTGCCAAGATAACAACTAGAAGGACAGAAGTTCCTTTGATTGCCCAAATCCACCATTTTCCAACTCTGAAATCAGATAGTTCGTTGACATAAGTTCTAACACTTTCAAGGTTGAAGAACCACCCTAAGATGACTAATTCTAAGATACCGGCAATAACTATTCCATATTGATTGGTAGCATAGTCTACGATATCCAGTACATATAATCCGCCATTAGTTGCAACCAATAGTGATAAGATTCCAGAAGTAAGTGCGAATCTGTTTAGTGCCTGTACTCTGGTTAACTTAAATTTATCAGAGATAGCAGCTACTACCGCTTCCATGATAGACATAGATGACGACAATCCTGCAAAGATAAGTGTAATAAAGAAAACTCCGCCGATCAACCCATTCATCCCCGGTAATTGGTTGATAGCTTCCGGGAATACAATAAATGCCAATCCTACACCGGCAGTTGAAACTTCAGCTACACTGACACCCTGGGTGTGAGCCATAAATCCTAAGATAGAGAATACCCCGATACCGGAGATTAAACTGAAACTACAGTTTCCTAACCCAGTCATAAAGGCATTGTTGACAATATCTGATTTCTTAGGCAGGTAACTTGCGTAAGCGTACATGATAGCAAAACAAATACTAAGGGAGAAAAAGATCTGCCCGTATGCAGCCAACCATACTTTCGGGTCGGTTAATTTAGAAAAATCAGGGGTAAAGAAATAATCTAATCCAGCCATAGCACCAGGAAGGGTAACTCCTCTGACTACGATAACTAATAACGCAATAATTAAAAGGGGCATAAAGATCTTATTTGCTTTTTCCAATCCATTTTTTACACCCATTCTAAGAACACCATAGTTGATTCCCCATACTAACAGCAGTGGAACTGCAACTTTAAGATTTAGTCCCCCTAAACTTGCACCTAGGTTACCAAGAGTACTAGGAGCATCTCCTAATTTTAAATAGTCTCCAAACAGGAATGCCTTTGGATCTGTACCCCATGCACCTGTGAAAGCGAAGAATAAATAACTAAATGACCAGGCTATAATAACAACATAATATGTAGTTATAAAAAATGCGATAAGTGTTTGAAACCATCCGATAGCTTCATATTT is a window from the Psychrilyobacter piezotolerans genome containing:
- a CDS encoding glucosamine inositolphosphorylceramide transferase family protein, with translation MRIYIYYAIILIIILVSGLIYGILIYKNKVFPYKYIKSINDYLIEKITPYGPWSIGIYEGSSPFNLNDSENINNPVLTGKNITSLDASFVADPFIVVKNKKYTMFFEVLNKATNQGDIGYAESSDGLQWEFKKIIITEPFHQSYPYIFHWDNDDYLIPESGADLSVRLYRAVSFPDKWEYIGNLLSGHNYVDPSIFQHEDKWWLFASSGNDVLNLYYSEELLKGWKPHPQNPIIKFNKNIARPAGRVFTYNEQLYRLAQDANPSYGTQVFAFEITELTENSYKEKIASKTPIVTKKGKGWNAAGMHHVDLHKSGDRWIAAVDGRSE
- a CDS encoding VanZ family protein, whose protein sequence is MKIFFKLLSILIMISIIYFSSQPIDISLKQSQFVRDLIGINFQSMGIDFRKLAHLGIYMFLGFSVVLSFSIVDRKTLLLVFLGIFIFACIDELHQTFIPGRGGQFSDVLIDCAGGIIGMIFGRKLQIKSHKDS
- a CDS encoding MetS family NSS transporter small subunit is translated as MSTSAIIVAVCSMILLWGGFAVCLKIAMKDENK
- a CDS encoding sodium-dependent transporter, whose protein sequence is MSKEESRGQWGSRSGFVLAAIGSAIGLGNIWRFPYVAASNGGGAFLIPYLVALFTAGIPILILEFAMGHKIRSSVPGVFAKLNRKYEALGWFQTFISFFIATYYVVIIGWSFSYLFFAFTGAWGTDTKAFLFGDYLQLTDSPMNLGGLNLKVAAPLILVWGINYTIIRLGVKNGLEKANKVFMPLLVVALLVIVVRGVTLPGAMAGLDYFFTPDFSKLTDPKVWLAAYGQIFYSLSICFSIIIAYASYLPRKSDIINNAFMTGLGNCSFSLISGIGVFSILGFMAHTQGVSVAEVSTAGVGLAFIVFPEAINQLPGMNGLIGGVFFSTLIFAGLSSSMSIMEAVVAAISDKFKLTRVQALNRFTLASGTLSLLVATNGGLYVLDIVDYATNQYGIVIAGILELVILGWVFNLESVRIYVNELSDFTVGKWWVWAIKGTSFILVIMLLLKIKGEITSPYGGYSLTALGVYGLGVMMIMTVGAFILTKKKGSQEFEDKIYDEPMSNELELELE
- a CDS encoding MetS family NSS transporter small subunit, whose amino-acid sequence is MRTSAIIVAVCSMILLWGGFAVCLRIAMKDENKEK
- a CDS encoding sodium-dependent transporter, with product MSKEENRGEWGSRTGFILAAIGSAIGLGNIWRFPYVAASNGGGAFLIPYLIALFTAGIPLLVLEFAMGHKIRSSAPGVFAKLNRKFEVIGWFQTLISFFIATYYVIIIAWSFSYLFFSFTGAWGTDPKAFLFGEYLKLGDAPSTLGNLGASLGGLNLKVAAPLLLVWGINYTVLRLGVKNGLEKANEVFMPLLIVALLVIVIRGVTLPGAMAGLDYFFTPDFSKLTDPKVWLAAYGQIFFSLSICFAIMFAYASYLPKKSDIVNNAFMTGLGNCSFSLISGIGVFSILGFMAHTQGVSVAEVSTAGVGLAFIVFPEAINQLPGMNGLIGGIFFSTLIFAGLSSSMSIMEAVVAAISDKFNLTRVQALNRFTLTSGLLSLLFATNGGLYVLDIVDYATNQYGIVIAGILELIILGWFFHLESVKTYVNEISDFRVGKWWIWAIKGTSFILIIILILKIKGEIISPYEGYSWIALGVYGLGVMTAIIVGSFIMTKKKGSKEFENNIYHDPLGNHLEHED
- a CDS encoding MetS family NSS transporter small subunit, with amino-acid sequence MSTGAIIVAVCSMTLLWGGFAVCLRIAMKDENK
- a CDS encoding sodium-dependent transporter produces the protein MSKEENRGQWGSRSGFILAAIGSAIGLGNIWRFPYVAASNGGGAFLIPYLVALFTAGIPLLILEFAMGHKIRSSAPGVFAKLNKKYEAIGWFQTLIAFFITTYYVVIIAWSFSYLFFAFTGAWGTDPKAFLFGDYLKLGDAPSTLGNLGASLGGLNLKVAVPLLLVWGINYGVLRMGVKNGLEKANKIFMPLLIIALLVIVVRGVTLPGAMAGLDYFFTPDFSKLTDPKVWLAAYGQIFFSLSICFAIMYAYASYLPKKSDIVNNAFMTGLGNCSFSLISGIGVFSILGFMAHTQGVSVAEVSTAGVGLAFIVFPEAINQLPGMNGLIGGVFFITLIFAGLSSSMSIMEAVVAAISDKFKLTRVQALNRFALTSGILSLLVATNGGLYVLDIVDYATNQYGIVIAGILELVILGWFFNLESVRTYVNELSDFRVGKWWIWAIKGTSVLLVVILALKIKGEIAAPYEGYSWTALGVYGLGSMIIITVGSFIMAKKKGSQEFEDKIYTEPMKNELELDLD